A genome region from Streptomyces xanthophaeus includes the following:
- a CDS encoding LLM class F420-dependent oxidoreductase, with protein sequence MRLGLALGYWGRGPAPAHLDLATEAENLGYHSVWTAEAWGSDAFTPLTWIAAHTSRIRLGTAIAQMAARTPTATAMHALTLDHLSGGRMMLGLGLSGPQVVEGWYGRPFPSSPLTATREYVDVIRQVLRREAPVALDGRFHQHPYRGEDGTGIGKPLKPITHPLRADLPLLLGAEGPKNIAQTTRIADGWLPLYWSPTRTDVYQASLTGLPEGFMIAPMARAKVCDDVAEGLLPVKAMLGFYIGGMGHAARNFHADLMARMGYEEEARRIQELFLAGRKEEAVLAVPDEFADEISLVGPRERIAERLDLWRKGPVTDLLLTAPDPHTLRVLAELNS encoded by the coding sequence ATGCGCCTCGGACTCGCACTCGGCTACTGGGGCCGCGGCCCCGCCCCCGCCCACCTCGACCTCGCCACCGAGGCCGAGAACCTCGGCTACCACTCGGTGTGGACCGCCGAAGCCTGGGGCTCGGACGCCTTCACCCCGCTGACCTGGATCGCCGCGCACACCTCGCGGATCCGCCTCGGCACGGCCATCGCGCAGATGGCCGCCCGCACCCCGACCGCCACGGCCATGCACGCCCTGACCCTGGACCACCTCTCCGGCGGCCGGATGATGCTCGGCCTCGGCCTCTCCGGGCCCCAGGTCGTCGAGGGCTGGTACGGTCGCCCCTTCCCCTCCAGCCCGCTCACGGCCACCCGCGAGTACGTGGACGTCATCCGCCAGGTGCTGCGCCGCGAGGCCCCCGTCGCTCTCGACGGCCGCTTCCACCAGCACCCGTACCGCGGGGAGGACGGCACCGGCATCGGCAAACCCCTCAAGCCGATCACCCACCCGCTCCGCGCGGACCTGCCCCTCCTCCTAGGCGCGGAGGGCCCGAAGAACATCGCCCAGACCACCCGGATCGCGGACGGCTGGCTCCCCCTGTACTGGTCCCCGACCCGCACCGACGTCTACCAGGCCTCCCTCACCGGCCTCCCCGAGGGCTTCATGATCGCGCCGATGGCCCGCGCCAAGGTCTGCGACGACGTCGCGGAGGGACTGCTCCCGGTCAAGGCGATGCTCGGCTTCTACATCGGCGGCATGGGCCACGCGGCCCGCAACTTCCACGCCGACCTGATGGCCCGCATGGGCTACGAGGAGGAGGCTCGCCGCATCCAGGAGCTGTTCCTCGCGGGCCGCAAGGAGGAGGCGGTCCTGGCCGTACCGGACGAGTTCGCCGACGAGATCTCGCTCGTCGGCCCCCGGGAACGGATCGCCGAACGCCTGGACCTCTGGCGCAAGGGCCCGGTGACGGACCTCCTCCTGACGGCCCCGGACCCCCACACCCTGCGCGTCCTGGCGGAACTCAACAGCTGA